One segment of Opitutaceae bacterium DNA contains the following:
- a CDS encoding VCBS repeat-containing protein, whose protein sequence is MATRKYICLDVLLTTLVLAALPMASAATSPALWRRIDSSSSGILPAPAATLAEPTAALVLDVDGDGDNDFVIAGRKGPPAITLWRYQAGRWTPEVIEPDSLRIEAGGAVHDIDGDGDPDIVFGGDNSNGNIWWWENPHPGTGRWTRHTIKSEKPTKHHDMIFGDFDGDGRAELVAWNQNGHQLLRFVMPVNPRTTSPWPVTSIYQWKGSAQHEGLAAIDVDGDGIMDIVGAGRWFRHAGAGRFTEEVVDESMTFTRAVAGQFVEGGRPELVFGPGDDDGPLKWYQWESGRWKPHLLEPHMIHSHTLEAGDINGDGHLDIMTGEMGQWTLDRGNNEHSRVLVFYGDGKGNFTKQTVSVGQGVHEGRLADLNGDGRLDILGKPFRHHVPRLTIWLNQGTQTTPLPLDRWRRHLIDGPLTPFDSPLPPAQRARRILLDSADLDGDGHPDLITGPAWHRNPGRLNAEWQRHDIGKGFGNFAVAYDFDGDGDIDLLGTTGFFKGAQLVLAINDGTGRFTLRTDLPAGSGDFLQGAVAARLTSRQTSAVLSWHRGKQIDAFSFPTTEPDSAWKLSKLSEESLNEQLTVGDIDGDADLDILLGTQWLRNDNDSWSQHRLGTVGDFGPNVKADRSRLADINRDGRLDAVVGLENGTGIFWFEQPAEDPSKPWARHLVGNVAGQGFSLDVADFDADGDLDIVVGEHRNPDNVNRVILFENTDGNGGTWKEHIIDRGPANEIDHHDGTLAVDLDGDGDLDIASIGWNNSAVWVLENLAIAPH, encoded by the coding sequence ATGGCTACCCGAAAATACATCTGCTTGGACGTTCTCCTCACGACGCTTGTTTTGGCTGCACTGCCGATGGCCTCCGCGGCAACAAGCCCCGCCCTCTGGCGCCGCATCGACAGTTCGTCGTCCGGCATTCTCCCCGCACCCGCGGCCACGCTGGCGGAGCCGACCGCCGCCCTTGTCCTCGACGTGGATGGGGATGGCGACAACGACTTCGTCATCGCGGGCAGAAAGGGCCCACCCGCCATCACACTCTGGCGCTACCAGGCGGGCCGCTGGACTCCCGAGGTCATCGAGCCCGACTCACTGCGGATCGAGGCCGGCGGAGCCGTTCACGACATCGATGGCGACGGCGATCCCGACATCGTTTTTGGAGGCGACAATTCCAATGGCAACATCTGGTGGTGGGAGAATCCGCACCCGGGCACCGGCCGATGGACACGCCACACAATCAAGTCCGAAAAACCGACCAAGCACCATGACATGATTTTTGGAGATTTTGACGGCGACGGACGCGCCGAACTCGTCGCATGGAACCAGAACGGACACCAGTTGCTTCGTTTCGTGATGCCCGTCAATCCCAGGACGACTTCGCCCTGGCCCGTCACTTCAATCTATCAATGGAAAGGTTCCGCCCAGCACGAGGGCCTCGCGGCCATCGATGTCGATGGTGACGGCATAATGGACATCGTCGGTGCCGGACGCTGGTTCCGCCATGCGGGCGCCGGCCGCTTCACGGAGGAGGTTGTCGATGAATCGATGACCTTCACACGCGCCGTCGCCGGGCAGTTCGTCGAAGGCGGGAGACCCGAACTCGTCTTTGGACCCGGCGATGATGATGGCCCGCTCAAGTGGTACCAATGGGAGAGCGGACGCTGGAAGCCCCATCTCCTCGAACCGCACATGATCCACAGCCACACGCTCGAGGCGGGAGACATCAATGGCGACGGCCATCTCGACATCATGACGGGTGAAATGGGCCAATGGACGCTTGACCGCGGAAACAACGAACATTCCCGCGTGCTGGTGTTCTATGGCGACGGAAAGGGAAATTTCACCAAACAAACGGTCTCCGTCGGCCAGGGCGTTCATGAAGGCCGGCTCGCGGATCTGAATGGCGACGGCAGGCTGGACATCCTCGGCAAGCCGTTCCGCCACCACGTGCCCCGGCTCACAATCTGGCTCAATCAGGGGACCCAAACCACACCACTCCCTCTGGATCGCTGGCGCCGGCATCTCATTGACGGACCGCTCACTCCGTTCGACAGCCCGCTGCCTCCCGCACAGCGGGCCCGGCGTATTCTCCTCGATTCGGCCGACCTCGATGGAGACGGCCATCCCGACCTCATCACCGGCCCGGCCTGGCACCGCAATCCCGGCCGGCTCAATGCGGAGTGGCAACGGCATGACATTGGCAAGGGATTCGGCAACTTCGCCGTCGCCTATGATTTCGACGGGGACGGCGACATCGATCTTCTCGGCACAACAGGTTTCTTCAAGGGCGCGCAACTTGTCCTGGCCATCAATGATGGCACCGGCCGCTTCACGCTGCGCACCGATCTTCCGGCTGGCAGCGGGGATTTCCTCCAGGGCGCAGTCGCCGCGCGTCTTACCAGCCGCCAGACATCCGCCGTCCTTTCCTGGCACCGTGGAAAACAGATCGACGCATTTTCCTTTCCAACCACGGAGCCCGACTCGGCATGGAAACTGTCCAAGCTGTCGGAGGAATCGCTCAATGAGCAGCTCACCGTCGGCGACATCGATGGCGATGCCGATCTGGACATCCTGCTGGGCACCCAGTGGCTCAGAAACGACAATGACAGCTGGTCGCAGCACCGACTTGGCACCGTGGGTGATTTCGGACCGAACGTGAAAGCGGACCGCAGCCGCCTCGCCGACATCAATCGGGACGGACGGCTCGACGCTGTTGTCGGCCTCGAAAATGGCACGGGCATCTTCTGGTTCGAACAGCCTGCCGAAGATCCATCAAAGCCCTGGGCGCGTCATCTGGTCGGCAACGTCGCCGGTCAAGGCTTCAGCCTGGACGTGGCGGACTTCGATGCCGATGGCGATCTGGACATCGTGGTCGGCGAGCATCGCAACCCTGACAACGTCAATCGTGTGATCCTCTTCGAGAATACCGACGGAAATGGCGGAACCTGGAAGGAACACATCATTGATCGGGGACCTGCGAATGAGATCGATCACCACGACGGCACACTGGCCGTCGATCTCGATGGCGATGGCGACCTTGATATCGCCAGCATCGGCTGGAACAACTCCGCGGTCTGGGTGCTGGAGAACCTCGCCATCGCCCCGCACTGA
- a CDS encoding transketolase family protein, with protein MPSRQQTRQGYADALIELGASRPEIVVLDADVAKATRTCDFEQRYPDRFFNCGTQEQNLLCVAAGLALEGFLPFATTFAIFATTRAADQFRNAIAYPNLNVRVVGTHGGISTGGDGASHQACEDIAMARALPNMTVLVPGDYEEARQATLAAARHTGPIYLRLGRDSYPIVPELHGEFAIGRAKVLREGGDITLCSTGIMAHECLVAARELEGYGCHARVLHFPTVKPLDTEALLGAAHETRGFVTVEEHSIIGGLGEAVAGFLAETHPSPLRRVGVRDVFGQSGHGNELLDLYGLRARNVVTESLALFQSRAVA; from the coding sequence ATGCCGTCACGCCAGCAAACCCGCCAGGGATACGCAGACGCACTGATTGAACTCGGCGCCTCCCGCCCCGAGATCGTTGTCCTCGATGCCGATGTCGCAAAGGCCACGAGGACCTGCGATTTCGAACAGCGGTACCCGGACCGCTTCTTCAATTGCGGCACGCAGGAGCAGAATCTCCTCTGTGTCGCCGCCGGTCTTGCCCTCGAAGGCTTTCTTCCCTTCGCCACGACCTTCGCGATATTCGCGACAACCCGCGCGGCGGACCAGTTCCGCAACGCGATCGCCTACCCGAATCTCAATGTCAGGGTCGTCGGCACGCACGGCGGCATCAGCACCGGCGGGGACGGCGCCTCCCACCAGGCCTGCGAGGACATCGCCATGGCCCGCGCGCTTCCCAACATGACGGTGCTTGTTCCCGGCGACTACGAGGAGGCGCGGCAGGCCACGCTCGCCGCCGCACGGCACACCGGTCCGATCTACCTGCGGCTCGGACGCGACTCCTACCCGATCGTTCCCGAATTGCACGGAGAATTTGCCATTGGACGCGCAAAGGTTCTTCGCGAGGGCGGCGATATCACGCTCTGCTCCACCGGCATCATGGCGCACGAATGCCTGGTCGCCGCGCGCGAACTCGAAGGTTACGGCTGCCACGCGCGCGTGCTCCATTTTCCGACCGTCAAGCCGCTCGACACCGAAGCGCTCCTGGGCGCGGCACATGAAACCCGCGGATTTGTCACAGTCGAGGAACATTCCATCATCGGCGGTCTCGGCGAGGCCGTCGCCGGATTCCTCGCCGAAACCCACCCATCGCCACTGAGGCGCGTCGGCGTGCGTGATGTTTTCGGACAGTCGGGCCATGGCAATGAATTGCTCGACCTCTACGGACTCCGCGCGCGCAACGTCGTCACCGAGTCGCTGGCTCTGTTTCAATCTCGCGCCGTCGCATGA
- a CDS encoding transketolase, whose amino-acid sequence MVEASQRRQLQACAREVRRDVVNMVYQARSGHIGGSLSATEIVVALYHHLMRHNPSDPHWAGRDRFVLSKGHCTPVLYATLAGCGYFPRSDLAAFRRPGSHLQGHPYQPKTPGVDASTGTLGLGLSTACGLALAGKLRDSPHNIFVLCGDGEQQEGQIWEAALFAHKYRLSRLIAFIDRNRLQTDGSTESVMPLDPLPDKWRAFGWNVKVINGHDFDQIDNAVAQARSTNGRPTMIIANTIKGRGVSFMENVAEWHGNPPNADQFAQASAELERAESEA is encoded by the coding sequence ATGGTTGAGGCATCCCAGCGCAGACAGTTGCAGGCCTGCGCGCGCGAGGTCCGCCGGGACGTCGTCAATATGGTCTATCAAGCCCGTTCCGGTCACATTGGTGGCAGCCTGAGCGCAACCGAGATCGTCGTTGCCCTCTACCATCATCTCATGCGGCACAATCCCAGTGATCCGCATTGGGCCGGGCGCGACCGCTTTGTCCTGTCCAAGGGCCATTGCACGCCCGTACTCTACGCCACCCTCGCCGGGTGCGGCTATTTTCCGCGCAGCGACCTGGCAGCCTTCCGCCGCCCGGGATCGCACCTGCAGGGGCATCCCTACCAGCCGAAGACACCCGGTGTGGATGCATCGACAGGCACGCTCGGACTCGGCCTTTCCACCGCCTGCGGCCTGGCACTGGCCGGAAAACTGAGAGACTCGCCGCACAACATTTTCGTGCTGTGCGGTGACGGTGAACAGCAGGAGGGGCAGATCTGGGAGGCCGCGCTCTTTGCGCACAAGTACCGCCTTTCACGGCTCATCGCCTTCATCGATCGCAACCGCCTTCAGACCGACGGTTCGACCGAATCGGTCATGCCGCTGGACCCCCTGCCTGACAAGTGGCGCGCCTTCGGCTGGAACGTCAAGGTCATCAACGGCCACGACTTCGACCAGATCGACAATGCGGTTGCCCAGGCTCGGTCCACCAACGGGCGGCCGACCATGATCATCGCCAACACCATCAAGGGGCGCGGCGTCTCCTTCATGGAGAACGTCGCCGAATGGCACGGCAACCCGCCGAACGCCGATCAGTTCGCCCAAGCCTCGGCTGAACTCGAACGCGCGGAATCCGAAGCCTGA
- a CDS encoding helix-turn-helix transcriptional regulator, with protein MLPQLISLRTLSASTSSTYDWHSHAFEEFTLVTDDSCLIGYPPGWLHAGNGTLLHYHAGERHGAWVSPQQHPRFWVLHFKADADVYPALAPLNAPDPARRVWTLTAEQRETFQWFFLQMLNEQSAERVHRHASISAWLQLLLISVARWAGRLADTTTVLPSQTRPEVIRLWHRVNEAVSKPNDELKDLYSTPNYDSVRHAFRKTFGHSPREMLQRLRMEHAKTLLLESSLSIKEIAIRVGYVEQHNFNRMFHRYAGVAPSVWRMNPFSRSIKA; from the coding sequence ATGCTTCCTCAACTGATCTCCCTTCGCACGCTGTCAGCCTCGACGAGCTCCACCTACGACTGGCATTCCCACGCCTTCGAGGAGTTCACGCTCGTGACCGACGACTCCTGCCTGATCGGGTATCCGCCCGGCTGGCTGCACGCCGGCAACGGCACGCTCCTGCACTACCATGCGGGCGAGCGCCACGGCGCCTGGGTTTCCCCGCAGCAGCACCCGCGTTTCTGGGTGCTGCACTTCAAGGCGGACGCCGATGTGTACCCGGCACTCGCCCCGCTCAATGCGCCTGATCCCGCGCGGCGCGTCTGGACGCTGACTGCGGAACAGCGCGAAACCTTCCAGTGGTTCTTTCTCCAGATGCTCAACGAGCAGTCCGCGGAGCGCGTCCACCGCCACGCTTCGATATCGGCCTGGCTGCAGCTGCTGCTCATCTCGGTGGCCCGGTGGGCGGGACGCCTTGCCGACACCACGACCGTGCTTCCCTCACAGACGCGTCCGGAGGTCATCCGCCTCTGGCATCGCGTGAATGAAGCCGTCAGCAAGCCCAACGACGAACTGAAGGATCTGTATTCAACTCCAAACTACGACTCCGTCCGCCACGCCTTCCGCAAGACATTCGGCCATTCCCCCCGCGAAATGCTGCAGCGCCTGCGCATGGAGCACGCAAAAACGCTCCTGCTCGAATCCTCGCTGAGCATCAAGGAGATCGCGATCCGCGTGGGTTACGTCGAGCAGCACAACTTCAACCGCATGTTCCACCGCTACGCCGGCGTGGCCCCTTCCGTCTGGCGGATGAATCCCTTCAGCCGTTCCATAAAGGCCTGA
- a CDS encoding sulfatase-like hydrolase/transferase, with protein MRCDEVPLKCRGVLLNRSVVWRTGCHAILAMLLVSVGFADAALRGNRPPNLLILLADDMGYGDVGYQGCRDFPTPNIDALAARGVRFTDAYATAPVCSPSRAGLLTGRYQERFGHEFNPRREQGLPLGEKLISDRLRAAGYATGLIGKWHLGSMPEQRPLARGFDEFFGFLEGHSVYFDATVLRGNEPVKESEYLTDAFAREACSFIERQSGMPWFLLVSFNAVHDPMQGTKERMARFPNIEDRDRRTYAAMVVAMDEAVGAVLKTLEKSGQAADTFVVFANDNGGPTLPGTTRNASSNAPLRGSKRTLLEGGIRVPLILAWPGRLTAATYSFPVMLADVTASLLKLAQVPSPGPALADGVDLLPYINGKRRDAPHQVLYWRYGKQGAIRKGDYKLVRYDSNADTRLGPIQPPTEFKLYNLKADIGETRDLIKEQPERAAALKAEWDAWDGTLAQPLWRNARDRN; from the coding sequence ATGAGATGCGATGAGGTACCCTTGAAATGCCGTGGCGTTCTATTGAATCGGAGCGTGGTGTGGCGAACCGGATGCCATGCGATCCTTGCCATGCTGCTGGTGAGCGTCGGTTTTGCGGATGCCGCGCTTCGGGGGAATCGTCCGCCAAACCTGCTGATCCTGCTGGCTGACGACATGGGCTACGGTGACGTTGGCTATCAGGGCTGCCGAGACTTTCCCACCCCGAACATCGACGCCCTTGCGGCACGCGGCGTGCGGTTCACCGACGCCTATGCGACGGCGCCCGTGTGCTCGCCGAGCCGGGCCGGCCTGCTGACCGGGCGCTATCAGGAGCGGTTCGGACACGAGTTCAATCCCAGGCGCGAGCAAGGGCTTCCGCTTGGGGAAAAGTTGATCTCGGACCGCCTGCGCGCGGCGGGATACGCCACGGGCCTGATCGGAAAATGGCATCTGGGCTCCATGCCTGAACAGAGGCCGCTGGCACGCGGCTTCGATGAGTTCTTTGGATTTCTTGAAGGTCACAGCGTGTATTTTGACGCCACGGTGCTGCGCGGGAATGAACCCGTGAAGGAGTCGGAGTACCTGACGGATGCGTTTGCGCGGGAGGCATGCTCCTTCATCGAGCGCCAAAGTGGGATGCCCTGGTTTCTTCTGGTCTCCTTCAATGCCGTGCACGATCCGATGCAGGGCACGAAGGAGCGCATGGCGCGATTTCCGAACATTGAGGATCGCGACAGGCGCACCTATGCTGCGATGGTGGTCGCGATGGACGAAGCGGTCGGAGCCGTCCTGAAGACGCTGGAAAAATCGGGACAGGCGGCGGACACCTTTGTGGTTTTCGCCAACGACAATGGAGGGCCGACGCTTCCCGGTACGACGCGGAATGCCTCGAGCAACGCTCCCTTGCGCGGATCCAAACGCACGCTGTTGGAAGGCGGGATCCGGGTGCCGCTGATTCTGGCGTGGCCCGGACGCCTGACCGCGGCAACGTATTCGTTTCCCGTGATGCTTGCGGATGTCACGGCTTCGCTTCTGAAACTGGCGCAAGTCCCGTCGCCCGGACCCGCGCTGGCCGACGGTGTTGATCTGCTTCCCTACATCAACGGAAAGCGGAGGGATGCGCCGCACCAAGTCCTTTACTGGCGCTATGGAAAGCAGGGGGCGATCCGGAAGGGCGACTACAAGCTGGTTCGTTACGACAGCAACGCGGATACGAGGCTGGGGCCGATTCAACCGCCCACGGAGTTCAAGCTATACAACCTGAAGGCCGACATCGGCGAGACGCGGGATTTGATCAAAGAGCAACCCGAGCGCGCGGCGGCGCTGAAGGCCGAATGGGATGCGTGGGATGGAACCCTGGCGCAGCCACTCTGGCGAAACGCGCGGGATAGGAATTGA
- a CDS encoding Gfo/Idh/MocA family oxidoreductase yields the protein MGMVGGGAGAFIGGVHRMAAALDQQIELVAGCFSRDPSNTAATGRLLNLDPDRCYASFEEMAEREAALPDDQRIDFVAIVTPNHLHLPVALKFLKHGFHIVCDKPMTLDIREARELVAAVERSGLVFALTHNYTGHALIRHARELFRNGSMGQVRKVIVEYLQDFLVHAHEKEGHKQASWRVDPAQSGLGGTLADVGCHAFNLLEFVIGPEVRAICADKSTFMPGRTLDEDANILLRLRDGGKGVLTISQVATGEENALTLRVYAERGAIKWSQENPNSLEVLEYGRERRTLTRGSGYLSNAAKKVTRVPPGHPEGYLEAFATIYSGFAQAVRAHAAGKPLRMSDYAFPNVHDGLRGMEFIETAVSSSNAGAAWMDLPPPPN from the coding sequence ATGGGCATGGTTGGCGGCGGAGCCGGCGCCTTTATCGGCGGCGTTCATCGCATGGCAGCCGCGCTCGATCAGCAGATCGAACTTGTCGCGGGATGCTTCTCGCGCGATCCATCAAACACCGCTGCAACGGGACGCCTGCTCAACCTTGATCCCGATCGCTGCTATGCGTCGTTCGAAGAGATGGCAGAGCGCGAGGCCGCCCTGCCCGACGACCAACGCATTGATTTTGTCGCAATCGTCACGCCCAACCACCTGCACCTGCCCGTCGCCCTGAAGTTTCTTAAACACGGTTTCCACATCGTGTGCGACAAACCGATGACACTCGATATCCGCGAAGCCCGGGAGCTCGTCGCGGCTGTCGAGCGCAGCGGCCTGGTGTTCGCTCTCACGCACAACTACACCGGCCACGCGCTCATCCGGCACGCGCGCGAACTTTTCCGCAACGGCTCCATGGGGCAGGTGCGCAAGGTCATCGTCGAGTACCTGCAGGATTTCCTCGTGCACGCGCACGAGAAGGAGGGACACAAGCAGGCCTCCTGGCGCGTCGACCCCGCGCAATCGGGACTGGGCGGCACACTCGCCGACGTCGGCTGCCACGCCTTCAACCTGCTCGAGTTTGTCATCGGACCCGAGGTCCGCGCGATCTGCGCCGACAAGAGCACGTTCATGCCGGGTCGCACGCTCGACGAGGACGCAAACATTCTTCTTCGCCTGCGCGACGGGGGCAAAGGAGTGCTCACCATCAGCCAGGTGGCAACCGGTGAGGAAAACGCGCTGACCCTCCGCGTCTATGCGGAACGCGGCGCCATCAAGTGGTCGCAGGAGAATCCCAACTCGCTCGAGGTCCTCGAATACGGGCGCGAAAGACGCACGCTCACACGCGGCAGCGGGTATTTGTCCAACGCAGCCAAAAAAGTCACCCGCGTTCCCCCCGGACATCCTGAGGGATACCTGGAGGCGTTTGCCACGATCTATTCAGGCTTCGCCCAGGCCGTGCGCGCCCATGCTGCGGGAAAACCGCTGAGGATGTCCGACTACGCGTTTCCCAATGTTCACGACGGCCTTCGTGGAATGGAGTTCATTGAAACGGCGGTGAGCTCCTCCAACGCGGGCGCCGCATGGATGGATCTTCCTCCGCCCCCGAACTGA
- a CDS encoding sugar phosphate isomerase/epimerase, whose product MNKSSIQGPGLCLAQFLSNTAPFNTLDGICRWAASLGYTGVQVPAWEDPRLINLTQAAESSSYCDDWTARLAACGVELTELNAALAGQVLALHPAYTEAFRAFFPAGLDDKARVAWATGQLLQTVRAAARLGTRCVPVLSGGFAWHLAYPWPQRPPGLIDDAFAELARRWRPILDLAGELGVTIAYELHPGSDLFDGHTFERFLQEVENHPAAGLNYDPSHLLLQQLDYAAFIRHYGARIAGFHVKDAEFRPDGRGGVYGGYQSWATRPGRFRSPGDGQIDFRRVFTLLTEAGYRGWAVMEWECCVKSPGQGAREGAHFITRHLLEATTVAFDDFAGSGSDTAVNRRLLGLN is encoded by the coding sequence ATGAACAAATCCTCCATCCAAGGCCCCGGCCTTTGCCTCGCACAGTTCCTCAGCAACACGGCGCCCTTCAACACACTCGACGGCATCTGCCGGTGGGCCGCCTCGCTTGGATACACCGGCGTGCAGGTTCCCGCATGGGAGGATCCGCGCCTCATCAACCTAACCCAGGCCGCCGAGTCATCGTCCTACTGCGACGACTGGACGGCGCGTCTCGCGGCGTGCGGCGTCGAGCTGACGGAATTGAACGCCGCCCTCGCCGGTCAGGTGCTGGCGCTGCACCCCGCCTACACCGAGGCCTTTCGCGCCTTTTTTCCGGCGGGCCTGGACGACAAGGCCCGCGTCGCATGGGCAACCGGACAGCTCCTGCAAACCGTGCGGGCCGCCGCCCGACTCGGCACACGATGCGTGCCGGTTCTTTCCGGCGGATTCGCCTGGCACCTCGCCTACCCCTGGCCCCAGCGTCCTCCGGGATTGATCGACGACGCCTTTGCCGAACTCGCGCGGCGCTGGCGCCCGATCCTCGATCTCGCCGGTGAACTCGGCGTGACCATCGCCTACGAGCTTCATCCGGGATCCGATCTCTTCGATGGCCACACATTCGAGCGGTTCCTTCAAGAGGTCGAAAACCATCCGGCGGCCGGCCTGAACTATGACCCCAGTCACCTGCTCCTGCAGCAGCTCGACTACGCGGCGTTCATCCGCCATTACGGCGCGCGCATCGCGGGATTCCATGTGAAGGACGCCGAGTTCCGCCCCGACGGCCGCGGCGGCGTCTACGGCGGCTATCAATCCTGGGCGACACGTCCCGGACGCTTCCGCTCGCCCGGCGACGGACAGATTGATTTCCGCCGCGTGTTCACTCTGCTCACAGAGGCCGGCTATCGCGGCTGGGCCGTCATGGAGTGGGAGTGCTGCGTCAAGTCACCCGGTCAGGGTGCGCGCGAAGGCGCGCACTTCATCACGCGCCACCTGCTCGAGGCCACGACGGTGGCCTTCGACGATTTCGCCGGCAGCGGTAGCGACACCGCCGTCAACCGGCGCCTGCTTGGACTCAACTGA
- a CDS encoding 3-oxoacyl-ACP reductase FabG has translation MRLVEKNILITGASKGIGRALAVGCAREGANIIINYHQDRAGAEACAAEVADLGRKALIVRADISRVPQIERMFARARRTFSRLDVLINNAAITGWSELLSTTEEKWDQVLDTNLKGSFFCALAAARWMRETKTPGSIINLSTNCAALGVKNLAAYGTSKAGLHGLTRQLAIELAPLHIRVNTFAPGPVNVDRNLADDPDYREVWGGVVPLGRTAEPEEMIGPAVFLASSESSYVTGQTFYVDGGWSVQGCVPLSNLKRAARRNR, from the coding sequence ATGAGACTCGTCGAAAAAAACATCCTCATCACCGGCGCCAGCAAGGGCATCGGCCGGGCTCTCGCCGTCGGCTGCGCGCGCGAGGGCGCCAACATCATCATCAACTACCATCAGGATCGCGCGGGTGCCGAGGCCTGCGCCGCCGAGGTCGCGGACCTCGGTCGCAAGGCTCTGATTGTGCGGGCGGACATCTCCCGCGTGCCGCAGATAGAACGCATGTTCGCACGCGCACGCCGGACATTTTCCCGGCTCGACGTGCTGATAAACAACGCCGCCATCACGGGCTGGTCGGAACTGCTATCCACGACGGAGGAGAAGTGGGACCAGGTTCTCGACACCAACCTGAAGGGATCCTTTTTCTGCGCGCTCGCCGCCGCCCGATGGATGCGCGAAACCAAGACGCCCGGCTCCATCATCAATCTCTCCACCAACTGCGCCGCCCTCGGCGTGAAAAACCTCGCCGCCTACGGCACCAGCAAGGCGGGTCTCCACGGTCTCACCCGACAGCTCGCCATCGAACTCGCCCCGCTTCACATTCGCGTCAACACCTTCGCGCCGGGACCGGTCAATGTCGACCGCAACCTTGCGGACGACCCCGACTATCGCGAGGTCTGGGGCGGCGTGGTGCCTCTGGGCCGCACCGCCGAACCCGAAGAGATGATCGGCCCCGCCGTGTTTCTCGCATCGTCAGAATCCTCCTACGTCACCGGACAGACTTTTTATGTCGATGGCGGCTGGTCCGTCCAGGGGTGCGTGCCGCTTTCCAATCTCAAGCGGGCCGCGCGCAGGAACCGCTGA
- a CDS encoding alcohol dehydrogenase catalytic domain-containing protein — MIAVVKTQSGPGHVELRDVPEPDPRPNEVKLEISHCGICGTDLHVLHDTFRNFPPVILGHEFVGKVVEEGGNVRGTTSPTARYAVLGATAFTCGKCEHCRSGEFMLCPDRRGMGHGVNGAFARYACVRPDQLFRLGDNLPDEEGALVEPLAAAVHAVLERSEIQPGFTALVSGPGPIGVLCLLVLVHAGVRTLVAGTTADTHRLQLAQKLGAARIVDVQNENLADAVRESTQGRGVDLAFEVAGVAASARACLESLRPGGGYTQVGHFGRDITLPFDLVGFRQLKVSGSVGYTVRTWERTMQLIADGLRPSRIVTHRLPLTRWREGFELFERKEALKVLLLPNS; from the coding sequence ATGATAGCCGTCGTAAAGACCCAGTCTGGTCCCGGACACGTGGAGTTGCGCGATGTTCCCGAACCCGATCCTCGCCCCAACGAGGTGAAGCTGGAAATCTCCCACTGCGGCATTTGCGGGACCGACCTGCATGTGCTTCACGACACGTTCAGAAACTTTCCTCCTGTCATTCTCGGCCATGAATTCGTCGGCAAGGTTGTCGAGGAGGGTGGCAACGTCCGCGGCACAACCTCACCAACGGCACGCTACGCAGTACTCGGCGCCACTGCTTTCACCTGCGGAAAATGCGAGCACTGCCGAAGCGGCGAATTCATGCTCTGCCCGGACCGGCGCGGCATGGGGCACGGTGTCAATGGCGCTTTCGCGCGCTACGCCTGCGTTCGCCCGGACCAGCTCTTTCGTCTCGGCGACAATCTGCCCGACGAGGAGGGTGCCCTGGTCGAACCGCTGGCCGCCGCGGTGCACGCGGTGCTCGAACGCTCGGAGATCCAGCCCGGATTCACCGCACTCGTCTCCGGCCCGGGCCCCATCGGCGTGTTGTGTTTGCTCGTGCTGGTGCACGCTGGCGTGCGGACCCTCGTCGCCGGAACCACGGCCGACACCCATCGGCTTCAGCTTGCGCAGAAACTCGGCGCGGCCCGGATCGTCGATGTCCAAAATGAGAATCTCGCCGATGCAGTTCGCGAGTCCACCCAGGGACGCGGTGTCGACCTTGCCTTCGAGGTCGCCGGAGTCGCCGCCTCGGCGCGCGCCTGCCTCGAGTCGCTGCGCCCCGGCGGCGGTTACACGCAGGTGGGACACTTCGGCCGCGACATAACGCTGCCCTTCGACCTTGTCGGCTTCCGTCAGTTGAAGGTGAGCGGATCGGTCGGCTACACCGTGCGCACTTGGGAGCGCACGATGCAGTTGATCGCCGACGGACTTCGACCGAGCCGGATCGTCACGCATCGTCTGCCATTGACGCGCTGGCGGGAGGGTTTCGAGCTTTTCGAACGCAAGGAAGCCCTCAAGGTTCTTCTCCTCCCCAATTCCTGA